GCGCCTGCTCTCGCTGGCTTCGGTGGCTGATAGTGGCTCAGCCTTCCGCGAGATTATGCAGGATGAGAATGCCCACGTGACGTTTCTCCAGCAGGCCCTGACCAAGGCGGGAGTCCAGCCCCGCCCCAAGCCGACGTTCAAAAATCTGGAGCAGATGGATGTCCAGTCCTTTGCTCAGGTGGCACAGACCTTTGAGAACGTGGGCGTGGGGGCCTATTTGATGGCGGCCCCGGCCATCGCTACCAAAGCCTATCTGGCCGCCGCTGGCTCTATTCTGACAGTGGAGGCACGCCATGCCGGCTTTCTCGATGCGCTGCTCAATAAGCCGCTGAGCGCCAACGGGGCCTTTGACAAGCCACTCTCGCAGGCCGAGATTGTCAGTGCTGTCTCGCCTTTCATTGCCAGCCTCAATGGTGGCTCCGATCCCTCGGCCTCCCTCAAGAACGATGCGGCTATTCTGAATTTCGCGCTCCTCCTGGAGTTCCTGGAGGCCGAATTTTATAATGTGAATGTGCCAAAATTCTTCAAGTAGAGCGCTGCTCTCTTCTCTCTTCGCTCCTCTTCCCCTGATGGCGTGAACCATCCCTGGCAACAAACGCCGATGGAAGGGAGAGCGGGCCGGGCGCCAGGCCTGGGGAGGTCACAGTCGCTCAGGTGCTGCCGAAGAGGCGGCCTGTCGACGATCTCCTCTCCTTGCCGGCGCTCAGCTCTTTTTTGGGGGGAGCGAGCCCGGGCCCCGCGACCTCGCTGGCACCAGCGCACGAGAACCCCGCTTGCGCTTCTCTCTAGCAGCAGTCGATATCGGTCAGCAGTCTGCATCGCCGCCTTCAATGCCAGTTTTGTGCAATATGACCAGTAACCTGGGGAGAATCTTCAGTTATTCTGCCAATGACTGCCCGAAAAAGCGCATGGTAATCTAGATTCGCAAACGGGAACTGTGCATATTAACCA
Above is a window of Thermogemmatispora onikobensis DNA encoding:
- a CDS encoding ferritin-like domain-containing protein gives rise to the protein MFDPVQQHDVQITSQRSDAQGERAAAGETRVPARRAFLRRSLTGMALAVPVGGLLVACGSSSTMTGAASTPTSAATSAPTSPTRLLSLASVADSGSAFREIMQDENAHVTFLQQALTKAGVQPRPKPTFKNLEQMDVQSFAQVAQTFENVGVGAYLMAAPAIATKAYLAAAGSILTVEARHAGFLDALLNKPLSANGAFDKPLSQAEIVSAVSPFIASLNGGSDPSASLKNDAAILNFALLLEFLEAEFYNVNVPKFFK